The nucleotide sequence GCGCGGCCGAGATCCGAGGGACGGTCCATCACGAGGACCGCGATCAGGTGCTCGAGCCAGGCGCTCGACTCGTCGCGGCAGGCGAGCCGGTCGAGCCACGCGCCGCGCGCGCCGCGCGGCCTGAGCCGCGTGAGCACCGCGCCCGGCACGCCCGCGGCGAAGCGGTCCTCGACTCGCCGCAGCGCGAAGTAGACCGCACCCCGCATGCGCCAGCGGCCCGCGCGCTCGATCACCGCCCCCCAGTCGAGGCGGTCGCCCTGCCGGCGGACGAGCAAGGCGAGATCGAGCGGCCACGCGAGCCCTTCGAGCGGATGGTGGACCGCGAGGTGGAGCGCCAGGTAGAGGAGGAGATCCTCGCGGCCGAGGGCCGTCACTCGCCGCCCCCAGCGCTCGTCGACGACCGCGCGCGTCCACACCTCCTCGGCATCGAGGGTCGGCGGGGTGTGTCCCGCGACGAAGCTCACGAGGTTCCAGTGCAGATCGATCGGGAAGCGCCCCGGCCGGGGCTCGGCGGGCACGAAGCAGGCAGCGGTCGCGTAGGCCAGCTCGTACGCGAGCGTCCGCTCGTACTCGAGCGCCCGGTAGCCGAGCCCGGCGAGGAGCGCGACGGCGCGCGGAACGTCGGCGCGGCGCACGAGCAGATCGAGGTCGGTGAACGGGCGGAGCCCGGGCTCGGCGTAGAGGGCTTCGCCGAGCGCGGGGCCCTTGAGCGGAATCACCGGGAGGGACGCGCCCTCGAAGGCGTCGAGCAGCCCGCGGAGAGCCTCGACGCCGAGCAGGTGCTGGCGGCCGAAGGCGACCCACGCGGCCCGGAGCCGCTCGGCGACCTGCGCGGGGAGGGGACGCGTGCGGGTGAGCGCGTAGAGGAGCGGTGCGACGCGCTCGTGCTCCGCGCGCTCGAGGAGGCGCGGCCAGTCGAGCGCGGCGGGCGCCCCCGCGGCGGCGGTCTCGGCGTCGAGGAAGGCGCGCGCGGCGCCGAGGAGGGCCTGCTCAGCGCTCGCCGTTCCGCACCTCGCCCCGGACCTCGTCCATCATGTCGGCCAGCGCCTCGCCTCTCCGGAAGGGACCGAGGAAATCCCCGTCCTCGATGAGGGCGAGCGCGCTGCACCGGAAGCCGGGCACCGCCCTGGCGCCCCCGCGCAGGTCGGCCACGGTCTGCGTGCGGAGCTCCCGCAAGAGCGGCGAGCCCGTCCAGATCTCGTGGAAGCTCTTCTCCCGGAGGTTGCCGGCCGGGACCGGATGCACGGAGCACGGGAAGAGGTCGCCGTACGGAGAGATCAAGCACGTGCGCCGTCCGGTCGCGCAGATCTCCTCGCCCTTCTGCGGCAGACACATCACGGGCTCGTGCAGCTGGCGCGAGAGGACCGGGTCGGCGAGGAACGCGCGCATCCGCTCCTTGTCGAGGCCCAACCGCACGGGCGCCTGGTCTCCGTCCCGCGCGGGAACGAGGAGCGGATCGAACGCGTAGCCCGCCCCGAGGTCCTCGGCCAGCTCGACGATGCCGTGGTATTCGCCCGAGTTCAGGCTCATCACCGGGCTCTTGATGAGGACGATGACGTCGCGCTCCCGCAGGAGGCGCAGCGCCCTGAGCGACCGCGCGTGCGAGCCGGGGATCCGCGTGACCCGGTCGTGGATCTCCGCGCGCGCGCTGTAGATGCTAACTTCCACGGAGAGCGGGTGCAGATCCGCGAGCTCCGCCGCGGTCTCCGGAGTCAGCAGCGTCCCCGTCGTGAAGACGGTGACCGAGAACCCGAGCGAGCGGGCGTGGGCGAGGATCTCGAGGAAGTCCCGCCGCATGAAGACCTCGCCGCCGCTCAGCGTCAGGAAGAGCGTGCCGGCCTCGGCGAGCTGGTCGAGCACCGAGCGGATCTCGTCGAGCGTCAGCTCCTCGCGCGTCGGTTTGGGCCGGCCGACGGGCCCTTCGGTCAGGTAGCAGTGGGTGCAGCCGAGGTTGCAGCGGTGGGTGACCTCGAAGAGGACGCCGAGGGGGATGTGGGCGCGCG is from Candidatus Methylomirabilota bacterium and encodes:
- a CDS encoding radical SAM protein, producing MASHYDRLTRVASRAHIPLGVLFEVTHRCNLGCTHCYLTEGPVGRPKPTREELTLDEIRSVLDQLAEAGTLFLTLSGGEVFMRRDFLEILAHARSLGFSVTVFTTGTLLTPETAAELADLHPLSVEVSIYSARAEIHDRVTRIPGSHARSLRALRLLRERDVIVLIKSPVMSLNSGEYHGIVELAEDLGAGYAFDPLLVPARDGDQAPVRLGLDKERMRAFLADPVLSRQLHEPVMCLPQKGEEICATGRRTCLISPYGDLFPCSVHPVPAGNLREKSFHEIWTGSPLLRELRTQTVADLRGGARAVPGFRCSALALIEDGDFLGPFRRGEALADMMDEVRGEVRNGER